In a single window of the Tellurirhabdus bombi genome:
- a CDS encoding DUF6702 family protein: MARFVVSYHSILAKLFRTIAVFFSVLLLSGGRPLARHDFHASVAQMQYNAAEKTFEISIRMFTDDLENALSKETNQRIQLSAKDTHSPLIERYIRKHFSFINARKQAKPYQYIGKEQEGDATWVYVEVPFAEALNGCTLRQNVLMDMFDDQVNLVNITYLSGKKTLLFKRGQAVQEINW, encoded by the coding sequence ATGGCTCGATTTGTTGTTTCTTACCATTCTATTTTGGCTAAATTATTCAGAACTATAGCGGTCTTCTTTAGCGTTCTACTTCTGTCTGGTGGACGTCCTCTGGCCCGGCATGATTTTCACGCCAGTGTCGCCCAAATGCAGTATAACGCGGCTGAAAAAACCTTTGAAATAAGTATTCGAATGTTTACAGACGACCTGGAAAACGCGTTAAGTAAAGAAACGAACCAAAGAATACAATTATCGGCGAAGGATACGCACAGCCCACTGATTGAACGTTATATTCGCAAGCATTTTAGTTTCATCAACGCACGCAAGCAAGCTAAACCGTATCAGTACATTGGCAAAGAGCAGGAAGGAGATGCAACATGGGTCTATGTTGAGGTTCCTTTTGCCGAAGCCCTAAACGGATGCACGCTGCGACAGAACGTATTGATGGATATGTTCGACGATCAGGTCAATTTGGTAAATATCACCTATTTGTCAGGCAAAAAAACCCTCTTATTCAAACGGGGGCAGGCCGTTCAGGAAATTAACTGGTAG
- a CDS encoding 1-deoxy-D-xylulose-5-phosphate reductoisomerase has product MTKPKRHVAILGSTGSIGTQTIDVIKANPERFVVEVLVANNNAELLIQQAVDTRPNVVVICNEDRYEQVFSALDPLGIKVYAGAKAVASVVQMDSIDIVLTAMVGYSGLLPTIKAIEAGKTIALANKETLVVAGELITKLAAHKGINIFPVDSEHSAIFQCLIGEFHNPIEKIILTASGGPFRGKSSEFLATVTKEQALKHPNWSMGAKITIDSATLMNKGLEVIEAKWLFGVQADQIEVVVHPQSIIHSLVQFEDGSIKAQLGLPDMRLPIQYALGYPDRLKSDFPRFDFTQYPSLTFEQPDLKTFRNLQLAFEALSQGGNMPCIINAANEVAVDAFLQDTIGFLEISDVIEACMQKVSYLANPTYDDYVQTDAETRRIAQSRIKNHV; this is encoded by the coding sequence ATGACTAAACCCAAACGCCACGTCGCCATTCTCGGCTCAACCGGCTCTATCGGAACCCAGACCATTGATGTTATCAAGGCAAATCCTGAACGGTTTGTTGTTGAAGTACTGGTCGCGAATAACAACGCCGAACTACTCATTCAGCAGGCCGTCGACACAAGGCCCAATGTCGTGGTTATCTGCAACGAAGATCGGTATGAGCAGGTTTTCTCCGCGCTTGACCCTTTGGGAATTAAAGTGTATGCTGGTGCCAAAGCGGTGGCTTCTGTGGTCCAGATGGACAGCATCGATATTGTTCTGACGGCCATGGTTGGTTATTCCGGCCTATTGCCCACCATCAAAGCCATCGAAGCGGGGAAAACCATTGCCCTGGCTAACAAAGAAACCCTGGTTGTTGCTGGCGAATTAATTACCAAACTAGCCGCTCACAAAGGCATTAATATCTTTCCCGTTGATTCGGAGCATTCGGCCATTTTTCAGTGCCTGATTGGGGAGTTTCATAACCCCATCGAAAAAATCATCCTGACGGCTTCGGGCGGCCCTTTTCGGGGAAAGTCGTCCGAATTTCTGGCCACCGTCACTAAAGAGCAGGCGCTGAAACACCCCAACTGGAGCATGGGGGCCAAAATCACGATTGATTCGGCTACCCTAATGAACAAAGGCCTGGAAGTGATCGAGGCAAAATGGCTGTTCGGCGTTCAGGCGGACCAGATTGAGGTGGTAGTTCACCCGCAAAGCATCATCCATTCGCTGGTGCAGTTTGAAGATGGCAGCATCAAAGCCCAGTTGGGCCTTCCCGATATGCGCCTGCCGATTCAATATGCACTGGGCTATCCGGACAGACTAAAGTCTGATTTTCCACGTTTTGATTTTACGCAATACCCTTCATTAACCTTTGAGCAGCCAGACCTGAAAACGTTCCGGAATTTGCAGCTGGCTTTTGAAGCATTGAGCCAAGGTGGCAACATGCCCTGCATCATCAACGCCGCCAACGAAGTAGCCGTAGATGCCTTTCTTCAGGATACAATTGGTTTTCTTGAAATATCAGACGTGATTGAGGCGTGTATGCAGAAAGTTAGTTACCTTGCCAATCCGACGTATGATGATTACGTCCAAACCGATGCGGAGACAAGACGTATCGCCCAGAGCAGAATTAAAAATCACGTATAA
- a CDS encoding GH3 auxin-responsive promoter family protein: MGIRSALSKPLARWIVQRQREWMFRPGEAQQHWFKKLVDEAKDTAFGRDHHFKDIHTYHDFRQAVPVRDYEDLKPYIERILAGESDILWKGKPLYLAKTSGTTSGTKYIPITKDSIPNHINSARDALLNYINETGNGAFLDQKLIFLSGSPELDQKAGINVGRLSGISNHHVPAYLRTNQMPSYETNVIEDWETKLERIIDETINQPMSLISGIPPWVQMYFDRIQARTGKKIKDVFPHFSLFVYGGVNFEPYRAKLYDSIGRKIDSIETYPASEGFIAFQDTQTEEGLLMTLNSGIFYEFVPAEDYFAKNPRRLTIEQVELGKNYAIIINNNAGLWGYSLGDTVKFVSRDPYRLVVSGRIKHFISAFGEHVIGEEVEKALQYAMERHPGTEVVEFTVAPMVAPAEGLPYHEWLIEFATPPANLEAFAQDIDDRLTKLNVYYDDLISGTILRTLKLTALPRGAFQQYMKSQGKLGGQNKVPRLANDRIIADGLREIAQKV; this comes from the coding sequence ATGGGAATACGTTCTGCATTGAGTAAACCGCTGGCTCGTTGGATTGTACAACGCCAGCGGGAGTGGATGTTCCGGCCGGGCGAGGCCCAGCAACATTGGTTTAAAAAGTTGGTCGATGAGGCAAAAGATACGGCTTTTGGCCGCGATCATCATTTTAAGGATATTCATACTTACCATGACTTCCGTCAGGCTGTCCCTGTTCGTGATTATGAGGACCTGAAACCCTACATCGAGCGAATTCTGGCGGGCGAATCCGATATTTTATGGAAAGGCAAACCTCTTTACCTAGCCAAGACCTCCGGCACTACTTCAGGAACTAAATACATTCCCATTACTAAAGACTCTATTCCCAATCACATCAATTCGGCCCGTGATGCGCTCCTGAACTACATCAACGAAACAGGTAACGGTGCGTTTCTGGACCAGAAGCTTATTTTCCTTTCGGGTAGTCCAGAATTAGATCAGAAAGCCGGCATCAACGTCGGGCGGTTGTCGGGTATATCCAACCACCACGTTCCCGCCTATCTGCGTACCAACCAGATGCCTTCCTACGAAACCAATGTCATCGAGGATTGGGAAACAAAGCTGGAACGCATCATCGACGAAACCATTAATCAGCCCATGTCGCTGATTTCGGGAATTCCGCCTTGGGTACAAATGTATTTTGACCGGATTCAGGCGCGAACGGGCAAGAAAATAAAGGACGTCTTTCCGCATTTTTCCTTGTTCGTATACGGCGGCGTTAATTTTGAACCGTACCGCGCCAAGCTGTATGATTCCATCGGCAGAAAGATTGACAGCATTGAAACGTATCCGGCTTCCGAGGGTTTCATTGCTTTTCAGGATACCCAAACGGAAGAAGGTCTGCTGATGACCCTCAACAGCGGCATTTTCTACGAGTTTGTTCCGGCAGAAGATTATTTTGCCAAAAACCCGCGTCGTCTTACCATTGAGCAGGTTGAACTGGGCAAGAATTACGCCATCATTATCAATAACAACGCCGGGTTGTGGGGATATTCTTTAGGCGATACCGTCAAATTTGTTTCCCGTGACCCCTACCGGCTGGTGGTTAGTGGCCGAATCAAGCACTTTATTTCCGCCTTTGGCGAGCACGTCATTGGCGAAGAAGTTGAAAAAGCGTTGCAATACGCCATGGAGCGGCACCCGGGAACCGAAGTGGTTGAATTTACGGTAGCTCCCATGGTAGCGCCAGCCGAAGGGTTGCCCTACCATGAGTGGCTGATTGAGTTTGCTACGCCACCCGCGAATCTGGAAGCTTTTGCCCAGGACATCGACGACCGGCTGACCAAACTGAATGTTTATTATGATGACCTGATTTCGGGTACGATTCTGCGCACGCTCAAACTGACGGCGCTGCCGCGGGGCGCTTTCCAGCAGTACATGAAATCACAGGGTAAATTAGGTGGGCAAAACAAAGTACCCCGACTGGCCAATGACCGGATCATTGCCGATGGCTTACGGGAAATTGCCCAAAAGGTGTAA
- the rseP gene encoding RIP metalloprotease RseP encodes MEILVMAGQLILGLSILVGLHELGHLLAAKAFGMRVEQYFIGFPPKVWSIRRGGTEYGLGAVPLGGFVKISGMIDESLDTEQMKAEPQPWEFRAKPAWQRLIVMLGGIIVNIITGIIIFVAITYKNGDTFLSVNDAKYGIVAHELAQQIGLRTGDKIVAINGKPFNNFNDVLSSDVLLGNNSTYTVNRAGEQVVVELPNDLVDKFSDKKSAPKFIEPIMPFEVGELMKGMSAEKSGMKPGDRILSVNNQPTQYFHEVQQIINANKGKAVAINVQRANQVKTLNVAVSPEGTIGFYPKSLLKLTTVNFTLGESLVRGTERAFSVIFDNIKGFGKIFRGEVSASKALSGPIGIAQNLFGGIWVWDRFWFVTGLLSMALAFMNALPIPALDGGHSVLLLYEMVSGRKPSDRFLEAAQRVGMVILLGLMAFAIFNDVFKAFY; translated from the coding sequence ATGGAAATATTAGTTATGGCGGGGCAGCTCATTCTGGGGCTGTCAATTCTGGTAGGGCTTCATGAACTTGGTCACCTTCTGGCAGCCAAAGCCTTCGGAATGCGCGTGGAGCAGTACTTCATTGGTTTTCCGCCAAAAGTGTGGAGTATTCGACGGGGAGGAACGGAATATGGTCTTGGTGCAGTACCGCTGGGTGGTTTCGTTAAAATCTCCGGCATGATTGATGAATCGCTCGATACCGAGCAAATGAAAGCAGAACCCCAACCCTGGGAATTTCGCGCCAAACCAGCCTGGCAACGCCTTATTGTTATGCTGGGTGGTATCATCGTTAACATCATCACCGGTATAATCATTTTTGTTGCCATTACGTATAAAAATGGCGATACATTCCTGTCAGTTAATGATGCTAAATACGGTATCGTAGCGCATGAGTTGGCCCAGCAGATTGGTCTGCGTACGGGTGATAAAATCGTGGCAATCAACGGAAAACCGTTCAATAACTTCAACGACGTACTAAGCTCCGACGTTTTGCTGGGCAACAACAGTACGTATACCGTTAATCGGGCCGGCGAACAAGTTGTTGTTGAGCTGCCCAATGACCTGGTTGACAAATTTTCGGACAAGAAAAGCGCGCCTAAATTCATTGAACCCATCATGCCATTTGAGGTAGGGGAACTGATGAAGGGCATGTCAGCCGAAAAGTCGGGAATGAAGCCTGGCGACCGGATTCTATCCGTCAATAACCAGCCAACGCAGTACTTCCACGAGGTGCAGCAAATCATTAATGCCAACAAAGGCAAAGCGGTAGCGATCAACGTGCAGCGGGCCAACCAAGTCAAAACATTGAACGTAGCCGTATCGCCGGAAGGTACCATTGGCTTTTACCCCAAGTCGCTGTTAAAGCTAACCACGGTGAACTTTACCCTTGGAGAATCCCTCGTACGGGGCACCGAGCGGGCTTTCAGCGTCATCTTCGATAACATCAAAGGTTTTGGCAAAATCTTCCGGGGCGAAGTTTCTGCGTCAAAAGCCCTGAGCGGTCCGATTGGCATTGCGCAAAATCTGTTCGGAGGCATCTGGGTATGGGACCGTTTCTGGTTTGTAACTGGCTTGCTGTCGATGGCTCTGGCTTTCATGAATGCCCTGCCAATTCCGGCCCTCGATGGTGGACACTCGGTTCTGTTGCTGTATGAAATGGTATCCGGCCGCAAACCTTCCGACCGTTTTCTGGAAGCGGCGCAACGGGTGGGCATGGTGATTCTGTTAGGCTTGATGGCCTTTGCCATATTCAATGACGTCTTTAAGGCTTTTTATTGA